Proteins encoded within one genomic window of Brachybacterium sp. P6-10-X1:
- a CDS encoding PD-(D/E)XK nuclease family protein has translation MADRPAPANGILTTLLPSMSRSLAEQFNVFRVMHHGTHEKQLSNVFAWLLNSTASHELGDAFQRIFLERINDELPGGSRLPLSNYRVVQEVATEANEGISVEAAADIADIVLSRPDAAVVVENFGTSDGHGHDYQRYRLIAFEGVAGV, from the coding sequence ATGGCTGACCGTCCTGCCCCCGCGAACGGCATACTGACCACACTCCTCCCCTCGATGTCGCGGAGCCTGGCTGAGCAGTTCAACGTATTCCGCGTGATGCATCACGGGACTCATGAGAAGCAGCTCTCCAACGTCTTCGCGTGGTTGCTGAACTCCACAGCGAGCCACGAGCTGGGGGACGCTTTCCAACGCATCTTTCTCGAGCGGATCAACGACGAGCTGCCCGGCGGCAGTCGACTTCCACTGTCGAACTACCGCGTGGTGCAGGAAGTAGCGACCGAAGCCAACGAGGGGATCTCCGTCGAGGCGGCCGCTGACATAGCCGACATCGTCCTCTCCAGGCCGGACGCGGCCGTAGTCGTCGAGAATTTCGGAACGTCCGACGGGCACGGTCACGACTATCAGCGATACCGGCTCATCGCATTTGAGGGTGTAGCAGGGGTCTGA
- a CDS encoding beta-galactosidase encodes MTLLPDHVLFGAAYYHEYQPAPRLETDMCQMREAGFTVIRVGESVWSTWEPDDGVFDLEWLAPVLDAAHENGIAVILGTPTYAAPMWLARQVPEINVERTTGHRMGWGVRQEINYAHPAFLFHAERLIRKIIARYADHPAVIGFQLDNEPGNEIFANDQVFQKFVDHLRRAYSSVEDLNRAWGLTYWSHRLSDWSDLWRPDANAQPQYSLAWRRFQASITTGFISWQADVVREYAREDQFVTTCISYDRPTLDEHAVAQNLDVTAGNPYYRMQDALALPTTSQDAQFWTTTGVWSLITHADRMYGTKQAPFLVTETNAQAIGMSWSNEPAYDGQWRQAAWALISRGAAMIEYWHWHTLHAGAETYWGGVIPHSQEPGRVYRELAQIGEELKAAGSAVTGLTPHADVAVLFDNASKWSLCEHPALAKDGGPDRRSFQTVYEAYSRGVFEAGLQANAVHMAQLREQTPSEFAARRPVLVAAAFTIAADEDLDWLRQYAEAGGHLVAGIRTGYEDQEARARLERKPALLDEAAGVWYDEFSNLQEPLPLAPGEMVEGFELPAGAAGTLWADGVQTTDDGTEVLAGYEHPHFGRWPAVTTREAGSGRITYVGTVPDQVLAAALMTWAVEVGAGAPAWSRSTASQTVSTSTNGAGERIHVIHNWSWEPSVFTLPGAVRDVVSGDELAAGTELELRAWDVRVVVENR; translated from the coding sequence ATGACCCTGCTTCCCGACCATGTGCTCTTCGGCGCCGCGTACTACCACGAGTACCAGCCCGCTCCCCGGCTCGAGACCGACATGTGCCAGATGCGCGAAGCCGGATTCACCGTGATCCGCGTGGGCGAATCCGTGTGGTCCACCTGGGAGCCGGACGATGGCGTGTTCGACCTCGAGTGGCTCGCGCCGGTGCTGGATGCCGCCCACGAGAACGGCATCGCGGTCATCCTCGGAACCCCCACCTACGCGGCCCCGATGTGGCTGGCCCGCCAGGTCCCCGAGATCAACGTCGAGCGCACGACGGGACACCGGATGGGCTGGGGCGTGCGGCAGGAGATCAACTACGCCCACCCCGCGTTCCTGTTCCACGCCGAGCGACTGATCCGGAAGATCATCGCCCGCTACGCCGACCACCCGGCCGTGATCGGCTTTCAGCTGGACAACGAACCGGGCAATGAGATCTTCGCGAACGACCAGGTGTTCCAGAAGTTCGTGGACCACCTGCGCCGCGCCTACAGCTCGGTCGAGGACCTCAACCGTGCATGGGGCCTCACCTACTGGTCGCATCGGCTCAGCGACTGGTCGGACCTGTGGCGGCCCGATGCCAACGCACAGCCGCAGTATTCGCTGGCCTGGCGCCGTTTCCAGGCGAGCATCACCACGGGCTTCATCAGCTGGCAGGCCGACGTGGTCCGCGAGTACGCCCGCGAGGACCAGTTCGTCACCACCTGCATCTCCTATGATCGGCCGACGCTCGACGAGCACGCGGTCGCGCAGAACCTCGACGTCACCGCCGGCAACCCGTACTACCGGATGCAGGATGCGCTCGCCCTGCCGACCACGAGCCAGGACGCCCAGTTCTGGACCACCACCGGCGTGTGGTCGCTGATCACGCACGCGGACCGGATGTACGGGACGAAGCAGGCTCCGTTCCTGGTCACCGAGACGAACGCGCAGGCGATCGGGATGTCCTGGTCGAACGAGCCGGCGTACGACGGCCAGTGGCGCCAGGCCGCCTGGGCGCTCATCTCCCGCGGTGCCGCGATGATCGAGTACTGGCACTGGCACACCCTGCACGCCGGCGCCGAGACCTACTGGGGCGGGGTGATCCCCCACAGTCAGGAACCGGGCCGTGTGTACCGCGAGCTCGCGCAGATCGGTGAGGAGCTGAAGGCGGCGGGCTCTGCCGTCACTGGGCTCACCCCACATGCCGATGTCGCTGTGCTGTTCGACAACGCGAGCAAGTGGTCGCTCTGCGAGCACCCTGCGCTCGCGAAGGATGGCGGCCCCGATCGGCGCTCCTTCCAGACCGTGTACGAAGCGTACTCCCGGGGCGTGTTCGAGGCCGGCCTGCAGGCGAACGCGGTGCACATGGCGCAGCTGCGGGAGCAGACGCCGTCGGAGTTCGCGGCGCGGCGTCCCGTGCTGGTGGCTGCGGCGTTCACCATCGCGGCCGATGAGGACCTGGACTGGCTCCGTCAGTACGCGGAAGCCGGCGGTCACCTGGTGGCCGGGATCCGCACCGGGTACGAGGACCAGGAGGCGCGAGCGCGGCTCGAGCGCAAGCCTGCGCTGCTCGATGAGGCGGCGGGGGTCTGGTACGACGAGTTCAGCAATCTGCAGGAGCCGCTGCCGCTCGCTCCGGGCGAGATGGTCGAGGGCTTCGAGCTGCCGGCCGGGGCGGCGGGCACGCTGTGGGCCGACGGGGTGCAGACCACCGATGACGGCACGGAGGTGCTCGCCGGCTACGAGCACCCGCATTTCGGTCGCTGGCCCGCGGTCACCACCCGTGAGGCGGGGTCCGGACGGATCACCTACGTCGGCACGGTGCCGGACCAGGTCCTTGCGGCAGCGCTGATGACCTGGGCGGTCGAGGTCGGTGCGGGAGCTCCGGCGTGGTCCCGTTCCACGGCCTCCCAGACGGTCTCGACCTCCACGAACGGTGCCGGCGAACGGATCCACGTGATCCACAACTGGTCGTGGGAGCCGAGCGTGTTCACGCTGCCCGGAGCGGTGCGGGACGTCGTGAGCGGTGACGAGCTTGCTGCGGGCACGGAACTGGAGCTCCGGGCGTGGGACGTACGGGTGGTGGTCGAGAATCGGTGA